In Aspergillus nidulans FGSC A4 chromosome II, the genomic stretch CAATATGTCAGATGCGCGTGGAGAACAAGTAAAGAAAAGCGAATTGAATGATACAAGAGAGCCAACACCATCTAAAGAGGAAACATCTTTACCGAGACAGATGTGACCATTGTCCTGTTGAATCACTTTATGTACACAGTACAACGGGAATCGGGCGACGTCATTGTTTACTTGCGCTGGGGATCCTCAAGGATACCTTCAGCTTCCAGTCTCCGTCGGGCTTCCTCCAAGGCCCATGTTTGTATCCTGTACATCAGGTCAGTTTATTTATCCCTTGGTGGGCGCAGCATTCTCGGCGGGACATACGAGGTGTCAGGCTTGAAGACGTATGCAACACCAGCAACGAGCAGGCTGCCAATGAATCCGTAGTACCAAATGTTCTCCCAACCCTCCTTCACGTACTTCTGGCCGGGCTTAACGCCGAAGAGGTACCCAGTCGGGGGGTCGTAGTGATCGCCGTGGTCGGCGCCGCCGCGGAGGTTGGTTCGCGTGGAGAAGCCCTGGATGTTCTGAGCGCTGCGGCGAATGCAGCGGGCGCGAAGGCAGTGTGACAAAGGACGAAGAGTCATTTTAGGATATGTGAAGCTTGCTCTGTACTTGGATTAACGGATCGGTACGGGCGGTGGCGGTGTTGAACTTCCGTCGGACGGAGCGCGGTGGGCTCGCGGAGAATGGATCGAGCTTGGAGTTCGTTATATTCAAGataaggagaggagagatgACCCAATTGGTGAACCCCAGGGGAAACTTGTTCACTGGGATCGCAGGGAATGACTCGTAGAGGGGTGACGAGATGAGCCGGTGTACGATATTCAGAAGCCGCAAAAGGCCGATGGAGCCAAGCAGCTAAGCCTAAACAGGAAGATCGCTATGCCGCCTTTCTGCCTCATGTCTCAGGCACATTACTTCGTAGGACGAACGCGTTGGACGCGTTTGGACACACGCTCCTAAATGAGGTGCTTCTGCCCTGGATTGTACAGAGTACGGAATAATCTACCTTTTTGAACTAATCACCAATGTGAAGGAGCTGTTCCACTTAAcggcttcttttttttcgaTCAGACATTGATCGGTAACGTATCCTTACTCTCCAGCTTTTTGGTTAACTACGCCTTTACTAACTGTTTTCGAAGCCAGACTCGAGATGccctgctgctctttgctTGCCGGGATACATTGTCAAGATGAACTCCATTTATAAGGGCCCGCGCCCTATTCCCGCTTCCGCAGATTCGCGCTCGAAACTAGACGCCTTCCGATACAAAAACAATAACCAAAATGGCACTGCGATGtcgccaaagaagacaacCCCGCATAAAGGACATACAAATAAAGAAAATCAAACGTCATGGCTGAATGGCGTGGTGGAGCAAGACAAATCAGAGTCAGATAACCGGCAGAATCTGCAGGAAGGGCCAGAGCCCAAGGCTGTCAAAGATTGCCCACAGACTCCCGGCAATAGGCTGCCTCTGGCAGACCTCATTGGCAACGCAGAAGACGCTTTCAGCCGGGCCCCTATGGCGCAAGAGTTTACGCCAGAAGATTATGTTATCTGGCAGCATGCTCCGCCCAGTTCAAACCCGAGCACCCAGACGCCCGCAACCCAAAGCAAGAAGCGCCGCCACAGCTCGTCTCCGAGTAGCTCTCCCCTAGCCGGTTCGAAAGGGGCGCGGAAAGGATCTTTTGACCTGCAGTCCATTCAGGCCTTGCTTAAGACCCCCCAAAATGACTTAGCAACCGATCTATGGAATAACTATGTCGCCAAGACTGCCGTGAATGTAACAGACCTCCAGCAACCACGCTTTGCGGGTCTTCTGTCATCCTCCCCGCGCACACCCACGTCGGCCAGGGCAGGCCAGGATTCTTCGGGATTAAGGCGATCCATTAGCTGCAATGCTGAATGGCCTAGCACtaaggcgaagaggaggagggtggaaggggagagcCCCCGCAAAGGCCGTGCTATATTCTCACGAACTAGAAGCAACATTATGGTTCCGAAAGATCTAAAAACGTCCAACTTCAGCTCTCTCGTTCAAGAAATGGAGAGAAGTCTCAAAAAGGCTATCCCAAAATACTCAGACACCTCCAAGACCGCACCTGCTATAGCACACACTGAGACGCGACGGAGTCGATCAGCATCCCCGTTGGAAACTAGACTTGCCAAAGGTCCAGTCAGGGAAGCAATCTTGGATAACGAGGTGAATTGTGCTCTTCCCTCTGCAAACCAGAAACCCCCGCAAGATTCGTCATCCGAATTCGGCGATGACGACCTTGATGAGTTTCTTGGATTAGCGAATGTCTCAGATCCTTTCGTGGATCATAATCAAGTAGGCAGCAAATTAGAGCCACATAACACAAACTTCGATCATTCTCTGCCGTCGATGGGAAAGGACGAACAATCATTCGACAATAAGAATAACGATTCGCATGCACAGTCACATAAAGACTTGAAACCTGCTTCTAATAATGACACCGATAACCCTGACAATGACGAATTCGACGACTATTTCGAGGGGCTTTCAGACAATCTGGAAGAACTTCTTGCTGGCTGTGATCAGACACCACACACCAAGCTCACCAGCGCCGTTCAGCAACATCTTCCAACGTCAGACCACCGGCCAGAGAAGCCGCCGACACTTGGGACTGAGTTGCGATACGAAATAAATGAACAGCTTATAACTTCCAGTGATGAatttgacgatgatgactttgaCATTGATTGCTTGGACCAGCCCATTCTACAAGGTGAAGATAGTCCAGATGATGTTCGTCATTCTTAGTGGGTATATCTATAGGCTATCGCTAAGTACCATATAAATAGACCTATAGAAGCCGCAAAACTATCAAACGTTACTTGATCGTTGATATTGCCGAATCTACCTATTTTACACAGAGAGGACGCGTACAGGCAGAGAAGGTTTGACACTTCCTATCCCGATGGCCCTTGTCCCGGATTAACACCATAAAGGTTTTGTCAGTGCAAGACGAAGTTACGAAGCATAAAAAGGTCGTTGTACTACGAGAATCTTGGTACGACAGTCCATGCGATAAGGATCATTATATACACTTGATCGGTGAATTCGATATGAACGGCCACTGCATCGTGAGCGATGCTCAGAATATGATTATAATCCACCCTGACCACCTTATATCCGCAACGGTTATAGCGGACTCGATCAGCTGTCAACGCAGGGCCGTGCTTCAAGAACGCACAAAGCGAACGTCGGACCTTGGGAAGCCACAAGTATTCGGTAACATCTTCCATGAGTTGTTCCAGGAAGCCATGAAGTGGAATCGATGGGATACAGCGTTTTTGAGGACATTGATTGAAGATATTGCAGTGAGACATGTTGAAGAGCTATATCTGATCCACATGAGCATCAACGAGGCCGTGGACCATGTGATGAGTAGAATACCAGGAATACAGCGTTGGGCAGAGCTCTTTCTTCGTCGGAAACCAGGTGTAGGTACGATCGACCGAGTATACTAGCTTTTACTAACTGAATATAGCCACAATCGTTCGTCGAGGATAGGAACAGTTCGAAATTGAAGTTAAGTATCAACAAGCTTCTGGAAGTGGAGGAGCACGTCTGGTCACCAATGTATGGCCTCAAAGGCAACATTGATGCAACAGTTCAAGTTGCGTGCAATGAAGGGGAAGGTGACAAAAACCTAGTCGTACCCCTTGAGCTTAAGACCGGCAATAAGGAGACGAATCAGGCCCATCGGGCCCAAACCGCACTCTATACCTTGCTACTCTCTGATCGTTACGGTAAGCATAAACTGGGCTTTACTTGTTCAACGGCAGCTAGCTAACGGTGCTTCCTCTAGATGTGGAAGTAACATTTGGGCTTCTATATTACCTCGAGACGTCAAAAATCATGCGAATCCGGGGCATACGGCACGAGCTTTTGCACATGATACAGGAGCGTAATCGGGTTGCGGGATATGTGCGGGAGAGAACATATTTACCGCCAATGCTTAGGAAGCCGTCGATGTGCAATCGATGTTACTCTAAGACAGCCTGCTTTATCTACCACAAACTTGCTGATGACGGAAATGGCGAAACCAGCGGCCTTGGTGAAGAGTTCGATAAAGCAATGGAGCACCTGAATCCCTCACATCGTGACTTTTTCCGGAAATGGGACGACCTTCTCACCAAGGAAGAAACGAGCATGATGAGATTTAAGAGAGAACTATGGACTTTGCTCAGCCATGAGCGAGAAGCGCTTGGACGTTGTTTCGGTAACATCGTTATTGAGCCTGGAACAGCCTGCGAGGACAAAGATGGGACTAAGATCAATCGGTACCGCTATACCTTTGTTAAGAAACAACAGTCGCCCACATTTTCATTCGCTGAATCCCAGATCACCGTCGGAGAGCCTATTGTAATTTCAGACGAGAAGGGCCATTTTGCTCTGGCCAATGGATATGTTGTGCAAATAAGCCCTAAGCGTGTTACTGTCGCGGTTGATCGAAGACTTCACAACTCCAGAACAAAGGCAAGTGGATTTGACTCTATTCTGAACCAATCTTTCAGGGGTATTATGGAGATAGAGGGTGACACCCCTCCATCTGAGTCTGCGGAAGAGACCCTTTATCGGCTGGACAAAGACGAGTTCAGCAATGGAATGGCTATAGTACGAAGCAACCTAAttgcgatgatggagaaagatcTGTTCCAGGCTGGGCAGTTGAGGAAACTGATTGTTGAAGGAAAGCCTCCTGCGTTTAAGCCGAACGTTCCTGAGCTGTCCGGATTAGGCATGGCCGGCCTAAACATCGATCAGAAACAAGCGATCAAGAAGGTTATGAGTGCGCAAGATTATGCACTGGTGCTGGGAATGCCGGGAACAGGAAAAACCACGACCATTGCTCATATTCTTCGGGCCCTTGTTGCTCAGGGGAAAAGTGTTCTCTTGACCTCGTACACGCACACCGCAGTCGACAACATTCTATTGAAAGTCCGAGACGACAACATGCGCATACTTCGCATCGGAACAGTTGCTAAAGTACATCCTGAAGTCCATCAGTTCGCTGAACTCACCGCTACCCCCAAAAAGACCATTGCCGAACTCAAAGCCACATATGAGGACTCACAGGTAGTTGCAACTACATGCCTTGGTGTTGGTCACAACATATTCACTCAGCGTGTTTTTGATTACtgcattgttgatgaggcgTCCCAGATTACACTGCCTGTTTGTCTGGGCCCTATCCGAATGGCGAAGACATTTATCCTCGTTGGTGACCATTATCAACTTCCCCCATTAGTGCAAAACAAGGAGGCACAAGCAGGCGGTCTTGATGTTAGTCTCTTCAAACTGCTTTCCGATGCCCATCCTTCCTCGGTAGTCAATCTCGAACACCAATATCGAATGTGCGAAGACATCATGCTTCTTTCCAACACGCTGATCTACTCCGGTCGTCTTAAATGCGGCACCGCCGAGGTCGCTGCGCGCTCCGTAGAGATCCCGAACATAGGCGGTCTCAAGCAGCACCACCTCAGCGATTTCTCTCAGACCTGCAATAGCCGCCAGCTGTGCTTGGGGACAAGTCAAAGCCGCTGCTGGCTACGCGATCTAGTCGATCCCTTAGCCAAAACTTACCTCGTCGACACGGACACTCTTGGAACACCCGCAGGTGAGGTCGCCAACGGCTCGCGAATCGTTAACCCGATTGAAGCAACCCTCTGCACACAGCTCGTAGAGGCATTCATCTCATGCGGCATTCCAGCCCGCAGCATTGGCGTCATCACATTCTACCGCAGCCAACTCTCCCTCCTGAAACAGAACCTCCGTCATCACCTCCCCGCCCTGGAAATGCACACGGCAGATAAGTTTCAAGGACGCGACAAGGAAGTTATCATCCTAAGTTGCGTCCGAAGCAACCAGGAAAATTACGTCGGCGATTTACTAAGTGACTGGCGCCGTGTGAATGTCGCTTTCACAAGAGCCCGCACGAAGCTGCTCGTCCTGGGAAGCAAGAATACCCTGCGCAACGGTAATGAGCTCCTCAGCAAATACGTGGATCTAGTTGAGAATCAGGGCTGGGTATATAGTCTCCCGAAAAACGCTGTGGAGAATCATATCTTTGACGAAGTTCCTCTTTCGACGTATGACCAATCCACGCCTAGTCTGATTAAGAGAGGTAGTCCCAGGAAGAGCCcgtcggtgatgaagaagaccgcCCGCAACCCGTTAAGTCCTGTTCAACAGAGACTGTTTCCGACGGAACCCAGAGAACCTGCGAAGAAGGGTATGAAGCTCCTCAATGGCCAAAAGATCCTCGGGAATCGACTGGTGTTGCAGGACGTGGTTAATGACCTTGTGGGTTGATGTTACTCTGTTTCTTTTGTCTCTTTTTGCATTGCTTAGTTGATTAGTGTCCCTTTGGCATCTGATTATAGGGTTGTATCTGGTATATCCTTTGGCTTGGTTGGGTTCATGGTTTGTTGATAAGAGCTTACATTGGACGGACGAGCGGTATTAACGGTTTATTGGATAGCGGCGCATCAAAGTTTACACTCAAAAGATGAATGTTCTTTTCTATAGTATCGATGCACCAACATATTCCCAACAGATGAAATGCCGTGTGTTCTTCGCCTCTGCGTCTTCGTCTTTCTCAACAGTATTCCCGCCGCTCGCTGGCAATGCCATGATTGTATACCCATCTTTGCTCTCAATCGCGTCCCTTCCAAGGGTGTTTGCAGAAAGGGCAAACCAAGCAGGCGTCTTGCAAAATCGAGGCGCACTTTTCCGGCTGATTAAGTCAACAAACGCGTTCTAAGTGGTTCCATTGTAGACAGAGTAGAGTAGAACATACAAAAGCGTAATAAACAACTGCGTGATCCAGTGCGGGGGTATAAGCCCGCCCCATTTCAGGCTAATGAGATCAGTGGCTATGGCCGCTTTACCACTTATCTCAGGCGCAACATATCGGCAGAGATACGGGTCTATACTGTCAGTTGCGGATACACGTCGCGAGCGTATAGATACCATGGCCAGCCATTCGGAGACCTCGCCGCAGATGTCTCTTAGATCTGGCTCCGACTGTGTCATGGCATTCAGTTCTGAGAATGAGGGAGTGACGACGTTATCGTAGGTGGTCAAGACTGGTTCACAGGGGATTAGTTCGGGATTGTTGCCCTTTAGAGTTGGGTCGCCTGGTCCGCCTGTTAGTTCATGTCTGCAAGCCCCTGGGGGTTATGTTCTGTACCTTCTGCTACACCGGTTGATTCTGTGCCTAGATCGAAGAATAGCCACGTCGTAGGTTGGTTGAGGACGTTCTTGAAAGCCCATTCTACTCTTTGGAAGCCCTTCTTGCCGTGCAGCATTGATGGCAGCCGTAGATTGAGCTCGATAACTGAAAATGTCATTAGTCAAGCCAACAGAATAAGGCTGTATGGATTGCATACCAAACCTCTCTTTTCCATGTTTCTTGCCGCCAGTGCGGACGGGCTTGCCTGTCAACCCAGTTTTCTCATAGTCTTCTTTGCCCAGTTCCAGTTTCAGAACTCCTAAGACGAATCAGCTAAAACTGAGCGTCGGACAGCGCTTCATCTTGCTACCTTCTCTGAGGGTGAAGACGTTGTCCAGCCCCGACCGGCCTTCCGATATCATAAGGATATTCCCTGTATAAGGCATCAGTAACGTTTGTCTGGATATATGGACGCAAATACGAAGTCATTCCTCCCAAGCCCCTGGCTATCGACCAGGTGGGAGAGGTGCTGGGCCATAGTTAGGTACTCTACCTGACTTAATGttggtgttgaagaagtcTCCCTCGatcagagaagaaagcgtcaTAGAAAGGCGAGCATatctcagcttctgcaggtTGGAGTCTAATGAGCTCTCAATGGACAAGTAGACCTCCTTTGGCATGGTGACTTCGACCTGGCACTTAGTCAGCGGGCCTCTAATGACTCTAGGGGAAGGATATAGAGGAGGTACCGTGTGCACGAAATGGTTGCTTAGGATTGCAGAGAATGGGGGTTTCTTGATAGGCGGTTGCTTGGGGTCGATGAACTGAGGCAGTTGGGATATAGTGGTGTAACATTTCTCACGCCTAGAGGcgtcatcctcttctaaTCCAAACATTATAAGTAGGTTCACGGGGTGCTAAACAATATACTTGCTTTTCAATTGAAAGCGCGAGAGCAGCTTCAACAACGGGACCCAGAGAGTGAAAATAAATCGCGCCTCAGGCAGCACTCACAGGCCGCAACGTCACGGGCGAAATTCCGACAAGCTGAACTTTGCGATGATGATTTGCTGGAGCTCAAGTTACTGGACCATTCCTTCAAGCCTGTCTATCCTCGCCATTTCGCTCATTTGTTGATATCGCTGTTGACTCTGTTCACTCGCAGCTGATTACTGCCGTTACGAGCAAGCAATTCAAACTTCTAGCCCCTCGGGGCATCCAGGCTCCGCTAGCTACTCCGCAGATATACAAACATGGCTCCTCCGCGGCGAAATTTATTGCCTAAAGAACGCTTCAGTTTTGCCTTTGGCTCACTACGGACACAAAGCTATCATGATCCTGCTGCAAAGGGACCTGGGACACATACGTACGTCTCCCGAACGAGCACATTGACTGCATCGTCGAATCCTTGAAAGCAAAAAGCTCATACGTATAGGAATGCCACAGGATTCGCACAATTGCATGGAACCCGACTGGTCAGCTAGTCGCCACTGGATCTCAAGACCGCACCCTTCGAATCTGGAATCCTGAGCGCTCACAGGCGCGATATTCTACGGAGCTGCGCGGTCACACCGCAGGGGTCGAAAAGGTCCTCTTCAACCCGGCCCGAGACTCTGAGCTTGCTAGCTGTTCTAGTGATGGCACGGTGCGAATATGGGATGTACGTTCGAAAACATGCGTGAGCCGTTTAGAGGTCGGGAGTGATGCGTTTACTTTGTCGTGGTCCGCCGACGGGAAGGTCCTCATCGCTGGACGAAAGGTAGGATATAATCAACTCACGCGCGCGCAACCATACACCTACTTACGCGAGCTAGGACGACACCCTCATTCCAATAACCGTCGAATCTCCCTCATCTCCAACCGTAACCGGCCAGGTAACCTCCGCCGAGCCCGCCTTCTACAAAACCCTTGACCCACATCCACAACCTGTCCAAACCAACGCAACTACCTTCTCACACCACATCCCACCCGCCGACCTTCCCAACCCGACCCGCCACCTCTTCGCCACAACTGGCGAGGGCACCGTCAAAATAATATCTTACCCCTCCTTCGAAACACTGCATACTCTACACGCCCACACGTCTGCCTGCCTGTCCATCGCCCTCGCCCCAACAGGTCGCTACCTTGCCGTCGGCGGTAGCGACGCCCTGATCTCTCTTTGGGACACAACGGAGTGGATCTGCCGGCGCACAGTTTCGAGTAATAACGGCGGTGCCGTGCGTGGGGTGAGCTTTTCCTTTGACGGGAGGTTCATCTGCGGCGCGTGCGATGAGAAGGAGTGTGGTGGAAACGGGATTGAGATTTTTCACGCGGAAACCGGAGAGAGTGTGCATACTGTTAATACTGGAGGTAGTTCGAACACGGGTGTTTCGGCGGTTGCGTGGCATCCATCAAGGTACTGGTTGGCTTATGCGGTTACGGCGGATTATGGGACGCCCGGGGGGTTGAGGATCGTAGGGGCCGCCGGAGGTGGGGGGTTATAAGTTGAATTTTACGGCGATATCTACCTTTTTATTGCATCTTTTTGCGGTTTCTGTTATGTTCATGGCGGGTAGATAGGTCTAGTGAATGTCTGTTTGCCTTTGATATCTCAATATATAGATATGCACTACAGGAGTCCGATGCTTGGATGTGTGAGTCGAGGTTATTTCTTATAGCTCGCTAGCTATGGTCAGTGATATACACTCTAGAGATGAGATTCCAATGTATTTTCACAAGGATGTATCCACAAAATAGGATTGCCGACTACCCACGTCTCAGAAGCAACCAATACCAAACACCTAACCAAAACTCCAACAATCTTTAGCCCAGGCCACCGAATTCGAATCCCACAAGTCGTTAGTATATCATTATTATTTGGTGAATATGTGCGGAGGTTGATGCCGTCAAGGAACATTGGATGGTATTAGTTAGGATTCCACTCCTCAGAGCCCAGGATATGTGCCCATTGGGCATTGTTGAACCCATCCATATCAGTGTTCATAAGATCGATCCCCCCAGAGTTCAGATCGTTGAGATCTCCGTTGATATTAATTTGGAATTCCCAAGGAGCCGGCATATCTGTATTCTGTTGCGGTCGGTGCGTGCCACGGGGTGTATTCATGGAGCCCATGGATAGTAGGGGATTAGTGTTAGAATTGGTGTCATTCCTGGGATTCGAATACTCAATGAACGCATTCACGTTCGTACTCTCCAACCTTGACGATGTTGTCACTGCTGAATCTTGGATTGATGTTTCCAGtgcgccagaagaagaccggGACTGAGCTTGTTTCGGTGATGAAGAGTGGTCTGTCCGCATGAACGAaggcgtggaagaagagTTCATGGTCGATGAGGCGGAGCTCTCAGGAGCCGAGTTTGAGTTCGTTACGTCGTGGAAGCGGGGCTGGGGATCGAGATCGAAAAGGATACTACCTGTAGTGGCGGGGGCTGCGGAATCGTGGAGAATATCTTGGGCTTTGCTGAATCCTGGTAGATTATTCATAACGGACAATGGCGGtactgcagaagcagcaatggaGGTAGAGTGGGAAGGTTGCTGTCGTGGAGGCTGGCGCCGTTGGCGAGTCGGAAGACAGACGGGAAGATTAGCCCGGTTAGGGTTGCTATCAGCGTCTGTAGCGGCGTGGATAGCAGGGTCCCATGTGGTACAATCGCCTACTTTGTCGGCATTAGGTGAATTATTGAGCGCTTCGGAGTATAGAGCATTCTGTCCGTGGAAGTGATGAATAACATCAGTGATCAATGTCTTCGTTGCGAAGTGGCGAGCTGGTAGCATGTGCTTACCTCTCCATGTGTATGCGCTGAGAAGAAATTTTTGCTCTTACTCCGACCATTTGGTAGTCGGATATCTTGGAATGGTGTTCCTTCAATGTCGACTTCTAATTGAACGAGGAATGATTCGGTAAGAGGATTGTGATTCTTAAGGGCCTCGAGGACAACAAAGACGAACTGCAAGGAGGAACGGGCTGCCGTGTCATCAGGGCGGAACTTAAGATACTGTACAAAGACGCGAGCCGCGACATAAACGCAGAATGATACAAAAGGGTTCATCTAGTGCTTGTTAGCTTGCGCTGTGGTAACCAGGCCGCCCTGTTATCTTACCTTGGTCATATCCATCGAGCTAACCATTTTCATGATGCTAGAAATTTGATCCGCAGCGACGATACACCTCCGCTTACTTTCTAAGATTATCTGGTTTGGCATGCCGTTTTTCTCAGCTTTGAAGATAGCAGCTTGGTGGAGACAAATCGTGGATGTGTGGACCGCTAGATTACAGAACAAGACATTCGGATCTGCAATACCGGCAGGAAGTCGCAAGTGACTCGGCATCGAGAGTGCAAAGTGAAGTAAGATATTATCATGAGACCTGTGACGCTGCCAGAAAACGCCATTGAGATCGTTGTCATTATCTTGAGGCTCGGGGCGATGTAGATGGGTTAAGTTCCGACCAAGTAGGCACGAGACGAAGGCAACGCTTGCGAATGCTGATAGTTCCTCCAGGTCGCTGCCTAACAGCACATCGCTGAGACGGGGAGTTTTTTCTGGTTTGCCGTTGGTGAATGCTTCCTCGCTGGCGGGAAGATTTGTCATGATCTATGGTTCTTTGTCAGTTCCTTTGGTATCGCTTAGTTGTGCGGAGGTAACTGACATCTCGCTCATCAATACAAGTAGGCCATCCAGTCCCGATACTTGCATATCTATCAACGTTGAATGCCATCCAGAAAACCCTtcgtctttcttccttctccgtccAGTCTCTCGGCAATGGTAAGCATTGCTTTACCTCAAGGCCTTCGCCATCCAGGCGGTGCAGTCCGAGCATGACGGCTAGTCTAGCGGCTGACCCAGCACTTAGCCATGCCCTAGGGAAATACATCATTTTGTATTCATAGCTGCCGATAAGAAGCCATGCTTGACAATGCGTCAAAGTGAGGATTCCCTCACCAAGACCCTTCATCTGATCCAATTCGGCGTATTTCCGAGCCCTTTGGTAGAAGAGTGCATGTAGATTAGAGTACTTTTCGCAGACAGCTGATGCGTGTGCCCAAATGATATATTGTAAGCATGCTGGAGGCCGCGAGTTTGGAGCAAAATCCATGGCTGCCATGTACCGAGGACGGTGTATGATTGGCAAAAACGGGTGTATTTTGTCGAAATAAATCGCGTTCCTGACGAGAGTGTGAGAGGTTTGCGCTCGGGAAACGAGAGCATACATACAGCTCATCGATGACCTCCCGGGCCGGGAAAGGCTCCTCCAGACCCAAACTGATCATATCCCATGCAAATGTGTTCGCTGCATCCATCCTTTCCGGTGTAAAGGGCATCTGCCCCGCTGCCGTTGGGCCTTCTGGTGGAGATAACGAATTGTTCATGCTGCCCATGACATGCATCTCGGTGCCGGCAGGCTCCTTCGACAGGCCAACAGGGAATGCATGCTCTTTAGGTTGTGGTACAGTGACGTTATCCGGCTCTTGGGTCTTCAACAACGTCTCAACCTGCGCTTGAGTTCAAGAAGAGCGTTAGCACCGATTACAGGACCAGTAGACTTTAACGCACCTAACCTGGCTTCCAACTGCTTCACATATCCCCGCTTCGGACCACTCTTCTTCCGCGCCTCATCGTATGTGCATTCATGGCCTAGACGCGAGCAAGTGCCGCAGCTGGGCTTCCTCCCATCGCATCTAAGCTTCCTCCGCCGACAAACGGCACATGCTATGCGTTTCGGGCGCGGGACGTAGCTGTTATCGCCGTTATTGATGCTCGCAGCTGCCGCGTGAGAGGGGGGTTGGTTCGTGGGATTTTGGTCGTTATGCGCAGCGGGGAATTCAAAGTTCAGTTGTTGCTGGGTTTGACCGTCTCGATAGCTAGCCATGGCGTGTCGATGTCGTGGGGCTGCGGTCTCGATTCGGAAAGTTCAATCAAATATGCGGAATCGGAGTCAAGAGGCGCTCGACCTCGGTCACAGAAAAAGTGTGAAGAGGCCTGGAGACCCCGCATCAGGGAGATTTAGTGAAGTCAACGGCTCGGAGAAAATAG encodes the following:
- a CDS encoding uncharacterized protein (transcript_id=CADANIAT00005080); this encodes MTLRPLSHCLRARCIRRSAQNIQGFSTRTNLRGGADHGDHYDPPTGYLFGVKPGQKYVKEGWENIWYYGFIGSLLVAGVAYVFKPDTSIQTWALEEARRRLEAEGILEDPQRK
- a CDS encoding WD repeat-containing protein (transcript_id=CADANIAT00005084); this translates as MAPPRRNLLPKERFSFAFGSLRTQSYHDPAAKGPGTHTIRTIAWNPTGQLVATGSQDRTLRIWNPERSQARYSTELRGHTAGVEKVLFNPARDSELASCSSDGTVRIWDVRSKTCVSRLEVGSDAFTLSWSADGKVLIAGRKDDTLIPITVESPSSPTVTGQVTSAEPAFYKTLDPHPQPVQTNATTFSHHIPPADLPNPTRHLFATTGEGTVKIISYPSFETLHTLHAHTSACLSIALAPTGRYLAVGGSDALISLWDTTEWICRRTVSSNNGGAVRGVSFSFDGRFICGACDEKECGGNGIEIFHAETGESVHTVNTGGSSNTGVSAVAWHPSRYWLAYAVTADYGTPGGLRIVGAAGGGGL
- a CDS encoding ribonuclease P protein subunit p40 (transcript_id=CADANIAT00005083), which gives rise to MFGLEEDDASRREKCYTTISQLPQFIDPKQPPIKKPPFSAILSNHFVHTVPPLYPSPRVIRGPLTKCQVEVTMPKEVYLSIESSLDSNLQKLRYARLSMTLSSLIEGDFFNTNIKSGNILMISEGRSGLDNVFTLREGVLKLELGKEDYEKTGLTGKPVRTGGKKHGKERFVIELNLRLPSMLHGKKGFQRVEWAFKNVLNQPTTWLFFDLGTESTGVAEGGPGDPTLKGNNPELIPCEPVLTTYDNVVTPSFSELNAMTQSEPDLRDICGEVSEWLAMVSIRSRRVSATDSIDPYLCRYVAPEISGKAAIATDLISLKWGGLIPPHWITQLFITLFRKSAPRFCKTPAWFALSANTLGRDAIESKDGYTIMALPASGGNTVEKDEDAEAKNTRHFICWEYVGASIL
- a CDS encoding uncharacterized protein (transcript_id=CADANIAT00005081) → MNSIYKGPRPIPASADSRSKLDAFRYKNNNQNGTAMSPKKTTPHKGHTNKENQTSWLNGVVEQDKSESDNRQNLQEGPEPKAVKDCPQTPGNRLPLADLIGNAEDAFSRAPMAQEFTPEDYVIWQHAPPSSNPSTQTPATQSKKRRHSSSPSSSPLAGSKGARKGSFDLQSIQALLKTPQNDLATDLWNNYVAKTAVNVTDLQQPRFAGLLSSSPRTPTSARAGQDSSGLRRSISCNAEWPSTKAKRRRVEGESPRKGRAIFSRTRSNIMVPKDLKTSNFSSLVQEMERSLKKAIPKYSDTSKTAPAIAHTETRRSRSASPLETRLAKGPVREAILDNEVNCALPSANQKPPQDSSSEFGDDDLDEFLGLANVSDPFVDHNQVGSKLEPHNTNFDHSLPSMGKDEQSFDNKNNDSHAQSHKDLKPASNNDTDNPDNDEFDDYFEGLSDNLEELLAGCDQTPHTKLTSAVQQHLPTSDHRPEKPPTLGTELRYEINEQLITSSDEFDDDDFDIDCLDQPILQGEDSPDDVRHS
- a CDS encoding bifunctional ATP-dependent DNA helicase/ssDNA endodeoxyribonuclease DNA2 (transcript_id=CADANIAT00005082): MNGHCIVSDAQNMIIIHPDHLISATVIADSISCQRRAVLQERTKRTSDLGKPQVFGNIFHELFQEAMKWNRWDTAFLRTLIEDIAVRHVEELYLIHMSINEAVDHVMSRIPGIQRWAELFLRRKPGPQSFVEDRNSSKLKLSINKLLEVEEHVWSPMYGLKGNIDATVQVACNEGEGDKNLVVPLELKTGNKETNQAHRAQTALYTLLLSDRYDVEVTFGLLYYLETSKIMRIRGIRHELLHMIQERNRVAGYVRERTYLPPMLRKPSMCNRCYSKTACFIYHKLADDGNGETSGLGEEFDKAMEHLNPSHRDFFRKWDDLLTKEETSMMRFKRELWTLLSHEREALGRCFGNIVIEPGTACEDKDGTKINRYRYTFVKKQQSPTFSFAESQITVGEPIVISDEKGHFALANGYVVQISPKRVTVAVDRRLHNSRTKASGFDSILNQSFRGIMEIEGDTPPSESAEETLYRLDKDEFSNGMAIVRSNLIAMMEKDLFQAGQLRKLIVEGKPPAFKPNVPELSGLGMAGLNIDQKQAIKKVMSAQDYALVLGMPGTGKTTTIAHILRALVAQGKSVLLTSYTHTAVDNILLKVRDDNMRILRIGTVAKVHPEVHQFAELTATPKKTIAELKATYEDSQVVATTCLGVGHNIFTQRVFDYCIVDEASQITLPVCLGPIRMAKTFILVGDHYQLPPLVQNKEAQAGGLDVSLFKLLSDAHPSSVVNLEHQYRMCEDIMLLSNTLIYSGRLKCGTAEVAARSVEIPNIGGLKQHHLSDFSQTCNSRQLCLGTSQSRCWLRDLVDPLAKTYLVDTDTLGTPAGEVANGSRIVNPIEATLCTQLVEAFISCGIPARSIGVITFYRSQLSLLKQNLRHHLPALEMHTADKFQGRDKEVIILSCVRSNQENYVGDLLSDWRRVNVAFTRARTKLLVLGSKNTLRNGNELLSKYVDLVENQGWVYSLPKNAVENHIFDEVPLSTYDQSTPSLIKRGSPRKSPSVMKKTARNPLSPVQQRLFPTEPREPAKKGMKLLNGQKILGNRLVLQDVVNDLVG